Proteins encoded in a region of the Paramagnetospirillum magneticum AMB-1 genome:
- a CDS encoding tandem-95 repeat protein, protein MTKTFAVASADGTATQNVTVTINGANDSATISGSTTGAVAEDGNGRATGTLSVADVDHGQAHVTAQTVQTDQGTFSIGENGQWTFQVNSANADVQALGAGESMTKTFAVASADGTATQNVSVTITGSNDGPTVSGAVGLGHTAEDNSVTFTKAQLLANAHDTDAHDTLSVSNLSAAHGSIVDNGNGTYTFTPTETFSGHVDVSYTVSDGHGGTTTGSAALDVDAVADRATVSVAIGAPVETPNGSFTVTNLDSTASAGYNNTYGYYVMDDSGNPTSGGVIWSNVHASPGASVTISGVDPDRVGFFLIPDGGSQNSGLANGAALTFSKDASGNWQASDSAGHVLSGAGTKVLFDKSALNGDHMVHSEDTSAVSGNQNWEDLTGGGDRDYNDVNMSVTWGNAAPTATHPLTVSASFPDMDGSEGHAVKISGLPSGSTLYQNGVALVAGADGSYSLNPAQLGGLSVKTPAGFNGDLNVNVTAVATDGTSVASSTASATVHDDLSNHGPDAGDATSVHGAMGATITGAAGVTDSDGDHLSYAVGTGTSGPQHGTVVVNTDGTFTYTPSGNYSGTDTFKITVSDGHGGTATETVNVTVENGAPTLTTANAATANDHSAVTGHVTGSDTPGDTLSYSLVDANGNHVGSLVTDHGTVSINAATGDYTFTPNAANASLGVGASVTDSFKVVATDNHGADSNLGTVAVTVTGSNDGPVVTGVTGGTGNESITSARSVVTGHISAGDVDAGDTLSYSVTDNAAAGHHGTLAVNASGDYTFTASDSNWHGTDSFTVQVSDGHGGTVNQTVAITVNAQADAATINAQDASMAAQSGATFTASGGYAEGGSGSDIINGSSANDILYGDDPSGDTEVTVALNISAAAISGESVSSITLSNLPGGAVLNHGHDNGDGTWTLAPGDLTGLTLTSNNGIGGTVDVAVTTLDGTSTAVTNSSFNVSFSGGFNDTITGGVGADTMYGGAGNDTFKVSGASESTGDIYDGGSGTDTVLGSSGNDVISVTSNLGNMRSIEVIDGGAGTDTLLAGSGNDYLDFSGTTIRGVEVIDTGAGNDVITGSAGADTILTGTGDDTVVAIGGQTAGDVYDGGAGTDTLNVDLTPAQYTTAVRLELMSFASFVDNPANAGKSFTFQSLGGLKATNFEDLRVTVDGNDVDLNHPPQVTSVESNYTAGHADGVVHATDSDGDTMSYSFGTNTNGTPITSMATAHGTVTIDSSTGEYHFTASDANFKGTDTFSVTVKDGMGGTTTQKVNLDFNPGDDATVVTGPTSLGGSDEDTQTFIRTDQLLANATDVDNTLHVANLSAVDSHGAVVGSFVHAVDADGHDGYAFTPNANFAGDVTVNYDVVTDTGIATHTSGSLHVDAVADAATFDATIGSNGVSVAHLGNDSKVVNLFVNDTSSGTAGFDIYLGGTNIGHYTVGRSYSSDKSVSLTLTDAQHTQLLNGADIKIVDNDGYNTRDVLVDRIQVDGLTFQAENGILSGASTTSGYYGVSSETYARLNNVGSSVTFDFDSSVSHTSSGYHVDLAGHLNDTDGSETLSYHIDAMTTGASLSYTGNEGTLVHNTDGSWDFNVDASHYDGAVSLNLNVANGTAGFDVHVTANATETSNLDVAGVGDTVHCDGAIGGAGAIPGITLVGNAGNDDIIGTNGNDLLLGGKGGATYRFSGGGCGSGGGWSIVQSDTNDVISAGAGDDVIYGDARLVNGNIQITGSGNDVLDGGSGNDQIHGGAGNDTIIGGTGDDVMFGDQGNDTFLFDFGFGHDVVDGGRGSNWTDTLDLTHDNQISSVNIEGVSGWAVSVDAQGHHVAQATNGAHDANGTIVVTNHDGSQDTIEFHNVEKVVW, encoded by the coding sequence ATGACCAAGACCTTCGCCGTGGCCTCGGCCGATGGCACCGCCACCCAGAACGTGACGGTGACCATCAACGGCGCCAATGACTCCGCCACCATCTCGGGCTCGACCACCGGCGCGGTGGCCGAGGACGGCAACGGCCGCGCCACCGGCACGCTGAGCGTCGCCGACGTGGATCACGGTCAGGCCCATGTGACCGCCCAGACGGTGCAGACCGATCAGGGCACCTTCTCCATCGGCGAGAACGGCCAGTGGACCTTCCAGGTCAACTCGGCCAATGCCGACGTGCAGGCCCTGGGSGCCGGCGAGTCCATGACCAAGACCTTCGCCGTGGCCTCGGCCGACGGCACCGCCACCCAGAACGTCAGCGTCACCATCACCGGCTCCAATGACGGCCCGACGGTGAGCGGCGCGGTGGGTCTCGGCCACACGGCCGAGGACAATTCCGTCACCTTCACCAAGGCGCAGCTGCTGGCCAACGCCCATGACACCGATGCCCACGACACCCTGTCGGTGAGCAACCTGTCGGCGGCCCACGGCAGCATCGTCGACAACGGCAACGGCACCTACACCTTCACGCCCACCGAGACTTTCAGCGGCCATGTGGATGTGAGCTATACCGTCAGCGACGGCCATGGCGGCACCACCACCGGTTCGGCGGCGCTGGACGTGGACGCGGTGGCCGACCGGGCCACGGTGTCGGTGGCCATCGGCGCCCCGGTGGAGACCCCCAACGGCAGCTTCACCGTCACCAATTTGGACAGCACGGCCTCGGCCGGCTACAACAACACCTATGGCTATTACGTCATGGACGACAGCGGCAACCCGACTTCGGGTGGCGTGATCTGGTCCAACGTGCATGCCTCGCCCGGCGCTTCGGTGACCATCAGCGGCGTCGATCCCGACCGGGTCGGCTTCTTCCTGATCCCCGACGGCGGCAGCCAGAATTCCGGCCTGGCCAATGGCGCGGCGCTGACCTTCTCCAAGGATGCGTCGGGCAACTGGCAGGCCAGCGACAGCGCCGGCCACGTGCTCTCGGGCGCCGGGACCAAGGTGCTGTTCGACAAGAGCGCGCTCAACGGCGACCACATGGTCCATAGCGAGGACACCAGCGCGGTGTCGGGCAACCAGAACTGGGAAGACCTGACCGGCGGCGGCGACCGCGACTACAACGACGTCAACATGTCGGTGACCTGGGGCAATGCGGCGCCGACGGCGACCCATCCGCTCACCGTCTCGGCCAGCTTCCCCGACATGGACGGCTCGGAAGGCCATGCGGTCAAAATCTCCGGCCTGCCCTCGGGCTCGACCCTGTATCAGAACGGCGTGGCCCTGGTGGCCGGCGCCGACGGCTCGTACTCCCTCAACCCGGCCCAGCTGGGCGGCCTGTCGGTCAAGACTCCGGCCGGCTTCAACGGCGACCTCAACGTCAACGTGACGGCGGTGGCCACCGACGGCACCAGCGTGGCCTCGTCCACCGCTTCGGCCACCGTGCATGACGACCTGTCCAACCACGGGCCGGATGCGGGCGACGCCACCTCGGTGCACGGCGCCATGGGCGCCACCATCACCGGCGCGGCCGGCGTCACCGATTCCGACGGCGACCACCTGTCCTATGCGGTGGGCACCGGCACCAGCGGACCGCAGCACGGCACCGTGGTGGTCAACACCGACGGCACCTTCACCTATACGCCCAGCGGCAATTACAGCGGCACCGACACCTTCAAGATCACCGTGTCGGACGGCCACGGCGGCACCGCCACCGAGACCGTCAACGTCACCGTGGAGAACGGCGCCCCGACGCTCACCACCGCCAACGCGGCGACGGCCAACGATCACAGCGCCGTCACCGGCCACGTCACCGGCTCCGACACCCCCGGCGACACCCTCAGCTACTCGCTGGTCGACGCCAACGGCAACCATGTCGGCAGCCTGGTCACCGACCACGGCACCGTCAGCATCAACGCCGCCACCGGCGACTACACCTTCACCCCTAACGCCGCCAACGCCAGCCTCGGCGTCGGCGCCTCGGTCACCGACAGCTTCAAGGTCGTCGCCACCGACAACCACGGCGCCGACAGCAACCTCGGAACCGTCGCCGTAACCGTCACAGGAAGCAATGACGGGCCGGTGGTGACCGGGGTGACCGGCGGTACCGGCAACGAGAGCATCACCAGCGCCCGTTCCGTGGTGACCGGCCATATCTCGGCGGGTGACGTGGATGCCGGCGACACGCTCTCCTACAGCGTCACCGACAACGCCGCCGCCGGCCATCACGGCACTCTGGCGGTCAACGCCAGCGGCGACTACACCTTCACCGCCTCGGACAGCAACTGGCACGGCACGGACAGTTTCACCGTCCAGGTGTCGGACGGCCATGGCGGCACGGTCAACCAGACGGTGGCCATCACCGTCAATGCCCAGGCCGACGCGGCGACCATCAATGCCCAGGACGCCAGCATGGCGGCGCAGTCGGGCGCGACTTTCACCGCCAGCGGCGGCTATGCCGAGGGTGGTTCGGGCTCGGACATCATCAACGGCAGCAGCGCCAACGATATCCTGTACGGCGACGACCCGTCGGGTGACACCGAGGTGACGGTCGCCCTCAACATCTCGGCCGCGGCGATTTCCGGTGAATCGGTGTCCTCCATCACCCTGTCGAACCTGCCGGGCGGCGCGGTCCTCAACCATGGCCACGACAACGGCGACGGCACCTGGACCCTGGCTCCCGGCGATCTCACCGGCCTTACCCTGACCTCGAACAACGGCATAGGCGGCACCGTCGACGTGGCGGTGACCACCCTGGACGGCACCAGCACGGCGGTGACCAACAGCTCGTTCAACGTCTCGTTCTCGGGCGGGTTCAACGACACCATCACCGGCGGCGTCGGGGCCGACACCATGTATGGCGGCGCGGGCAACGACACCTTCAAGGTGTCGGGCGCCAGCGAGAGCACCGGCGACATCTATGACGGCGGTTCGGGGACGGATACCGTCCTGGGCAGCTCGGGCAACGACGTCATCTCGGTGACCAGCAATCTCGGCAACATGCGCTCCATCGAGGTGATCGACGGCGGTGCCGGCACCGACACCCTGCTGGCCGGGTCGGGCAACGACTATCTCGACTTCTCCGGCACCACCATCCGCGGGGTCGAGGTGATCGATACCGGCGCCGGCAACGACGTGATCACCGGCTCGGCCGGGGCGGACACCATCCTGACCGGCACCGGCGACGACACCGTGGTGGCCATCGGCGGCCAGACGGCGGGCGATGTCTATGACGGCGGCGCCGGCACGGATACCCTGAACGTCGACCTGACCCCGGCCCAGTACACCACGGCGGTGCGGCTGGAACTGATGAGCTTCGCCAGCTTCGTCGACAACCCAGCCAATGCGGGCAAGAGCTTCACCTTCCAGAGTCTGGGCGGCCTCAAGGCCACCAATTTCGAGGATCTGCGGGTGACGGTGGACGGCAATGACGTCGACCTCAACCACCCGCCGCAGGTGACCAGCGTCGAAAGCAACTATACCGCCGGCCATGCCGACGGCGTGGTGCACGCCACCGATTCCGATGGCGACACCATGAGCTACTCGTTCGGCACCAACACCAACGGGACGCCCATCACCTCCATGGCGACGGCGCACGGCACCGTCACCATCGACAGCTCGACGGGCGAGTACCACTTCACCGCCTCGGATGCCAACTTCAAGGGCACCGACACTTTCAGCGTCACCGTCAAGGACGGCATGGGCGGCACCACCACCCAGAAGGTCAACCTGGACTTCAATCCGGGCGACGACGCCACCGTGGTCACCGGCCCGACCAGCCTGGGCGGCAGCGACGAAGATACCCAGACCTTCATCCGCACCGACCAGTTGCTGGCCAACGCCACCGACGTGGACAATACCCTGCATGTGGCCAATCTGTCGGCGGTGGATTCCCACGGCGCCGTGGTGGGAAGCTTCGTGCACGCCGTGGATGCGGACGGGCATGATGGCTATGCCTTCACCCCCAATGCCAATTTCGCGGGCGATGTCACCGTCAATTACGATGTGGTGACCGACACGGGCATCGCCACCCACACCAGCGGTTCGCTGCATGTGGATGCGGTGGCAGATGCGGCGACCTTCGATGCCACCATCGGCTCCAACGGCGTCTCGGTGGCCCATCTGGGCAATGACAGCAAGGTGGTCAACCTGTTCGTCAACGACACCAGCAGCGGCACCGCCGGCTTCGACATCTACCTGGGTGGCACCAATATCGGCCACTACACGGTGGGGCGCAGCTATAGTTCCGACAAGTCGGTGTCGCTGACCCTGACCGACGCGCAGCACACCCAGTTGCTGAACGGCGCCGACATCAAGATCGTGGACAATGACGGCTACAACACTCGCGACGTCCTGGTGGACAGGATCCAGGTGGACGGCCTGACCTTCCAGGCGGAAAACGGCATCCTGTCGGGGGCCAGCACCACCAGCGGCTATTACGGCGTCTCCAGCGAGACCTATGCCCGCCTGAACAACGTGGGATCGTCGGTGACCTTCGACTTCGACTCGTCGGTCAGCCATACGTCCAGCGGCTATCATGTGGATCTCGCCGGGCATCTCAATGATACCGACGGGTCCGAGACGCTCAGCTATCACATCGATGCCATGACCACCGGTGCGTCCCTCAGCTACACCGGCAACGAGGGCACCCTGGTCCACAACACCGACGGCAGCTGGGACTTCAACGTCGACGCCTCGCATTACGACGGCGCCGTGTCCCTGAACCTCAACGTGGCCAACGGTACCGCCGGTTTCGATGTCCACGTCACCGCCAACGCCACCGAGACCTCCAACCTGGACGTGGCCGGTGTCGGCGATACCGTCCATTGCGACGGCGCCATCGGCGGGGCCGGCGCCATCCCCGGCATCACCCTGGTGGGCAATGCCGGCAATGACGACATCATCGGCACCAACGGCAACGACCTGTTGCTGGGCGGCAAGGGCGGCGCCACCTACCGCTTCTCGGGCGGCGGTTGCGGCTCGGGCGGCGGCTGGTCCATCGTCCAGTCCGACACCAACGACGTGATCAGTGCCGGAGCCGGCGACGACGTGATCTACGGCGACGCCAGGCTGGTGAACGGCAACATCCAGATCACCGGATCGGGCAACGACGTCCTCGATGGCGGATCGGGCAACGACCAGATCCATGGCGGTGCCGGCAACGACACCATCATCGGCGGCACCGGCGACGATGTGATGTTCGGTGACCAGGGCAACGACACCTTCCTCTTCGACTTCGGCTTCGGCCATGACGTGGTGGACGGCGGCCGCGGCTCCAATTGGACCGATACCCTGGATCTCACCCATGACAACCAGATATCGTCGGTCAACATCGAGGGTGTGTCGGGCTGGGCGGTGTCGGTGGATGCCCAGGGCCATCACGTGGCCCAGGCCACCAACGGCGCCCACGATGCCAACGGCACCATCGTCGTCACCAATCACGACGGCAGCCAGGACACCATCGAGTTCCACAACGTGGAAAAAGTGGTCTGGTAG
- a CDS encoding serine/threonine-protein kinase: protein MASIGRYTVIRPLIETAFSRLILASDEALGRPVVIKIFAVDLARPEPPFSRSEWLGRFVAEGRIMASLDHINVLPVHEIGRQPDGTPYLVLPFMRANLPRLIGFDTDEPGMAEDERPQRLGHAVALPILFQVLSALAYLHGRGIIHRDIKPANILLTARQGGVAKLCDFGMARRGVGADAAPRAWFGTLDYISPEQRDGTGAVDGQADVYSTAAMAYRLLGGRLPGDESRPPLPELAPDLPAGLRDWVAAALDPDPAKRPTAEQSVLWIRSLLGR, encoded by the coding sequence GTGGCGAGCATCGGGCGATATACGGTCATCCGGCCCTTGATCGAGACGGCCTTTTCCCGCCTGATCCTGGCCTCGGACGAAGCGCTGGGGCGCCCGGTGGTGATCAAGATCTTCGCCGTGGACCTCGCCAGGCCCGAGCCGCCGTTCAGCCGGAGCGAATGGCTGGGGCGCTTCGTCGCCGAAGGGCGGATCATGGCCTCCCTGGATCACATCAATGTCCTGCCGGTGCACGAGATCGGCCGCCAGCCGGACGGCACGCCCTATCTGGTGCTGCCGTTCATGCGGGCTAATCTGCCGCGCCTGATCGGCTTTGACACGGACGAGCCGGGGATGGCCGAGGACGAGCGGCCGCAGCGTCTAGGTCATGCGGTGGCTCTGCCCATCCTGTTTCAGGTCCTGTCGGCCCTGGCCTATCTTCATGGGCGCGGGATCATTCACCGCGACATCAAGCCGGCCAATATCCTGCTGACCGCGCGTCAGGGCGGAGTGGCCAAGCTTTGCGATTTCGGCATGGCGCGACGGGGCGTCGGAGCAGATGCCGCGCCCAGGGCGTGGTTCGGAACCCTCGACTACATCAGCCCGGAACAGCGCGACGGCACCGGAGCGGTCGACGGGCAGGCCGACGTGTATTCCACGGCGGCCATGGCCTATCGACTGCTGGGCGGGCGATTGCCGGGGGATGAGAGCCGTCCACCCTTGCCGGAGCTTGCGCCCGACCTACCTGCCGGCCTGCGTGACTGGGTCGCCGCAGCCCTCGATCCCGACCCGGCCAAACGGCCGACCGCCGAACAATCGGTCCTCTGGATCCGGAGCCTTCTGGGGCGGTAG
- the glmS gene encoding glutamine--fructose-6-phosphate transaminase (isomerizing) — protein MCGIVGIIGKVEAAPLLVEGLRRLEYRGYDSAGIATLVDGQIERRRAEGKLANLEALLKTRPVGGLIGIGHTRWATHGVPNERNAHPHATKRVAVVHNGIIENFHELKAELSAKGQVFESDTDTEAVAQLIDYHLAQGMGAEDATAKALERLQGAFALGIVFAGRPDMMIAARQGSPLAIGYGAGEMYLGSDALALAPLTQKIAYLNDGDWAVLTAETVVIRDRTGATVTREVRQTQFSGAMIGKGEHRHFMLKEIFEQPEVVSNALNTMLNPADRTITLPRLPFDLAAVKRVRIIACGTSFYAGSVAKYWIEKLARLPVEVDIASEFRYRCPPMEADGLAIFISQSGETADTLAALRYCREHGQHTLSLVNVPESTIARESEAALLTMAGPEIGVASTKAFTTQLTVLACLAIGMGRATGALSAEAEADICRSLSEIPARIAEVLRRDDDIRVIAQGIAEARDVLYLGRGTGYPIALEGALKLKEISYIHAEAYAAGELKHGPIALIDDSVPVIVICPTDELYEKTASNVQEVVARGGRVVFFSDREGIDRLSAKVFSSMALPSVDPVVAPILYAIPVQLLAYHVAVAKGTDVDQPRNLAKSVTVE, from the coding sequence ATGTGCGGCATCGTCGGAATCATCGGCAAAGTGGAAGCGGCCCCCCTCCTGGTGGAGGGATTGCGGCGCCTGGAATATCGCGGCTATGACTCGGCGGGCATCGCCACCCTGGTGGACGGCCAGATCGAGCGCCGCCGCGCCGAAGGCAAGCTGGCCAATCTCGAAGCCCTGCTGAAGACCCGGCCGGTGGGCGGGCTGATCGGCATCGGCCACACCCGCTGGGCCACCCACGGCGTGCCCAACGAGCGCAACGCCCACCCCCATGCCACCAAGCGGGTGGCGGTGGTGCACAACGGCATCATCGAGAACTTCCACGAGTTGAAGGCCGAACTGTCGGCCAAGGGCCAGGTGTTCGAGAGCGACACCGACACCGAGGCAGTGGCCCAGCTCATCGACTATCATCTCGCCCAGGGCATGGGGGCCGAGGACGCCACCGCCAAGGCCCTGGAGCGTCTGCAGGGCGCCTTCGCCCTGGGCATCGTCTTCGCCGGGCGGCCCGACATGATGATCGCGGCGCGGCAGGGCTCGCCGCTGGCCATCGGCTATGGCGCGGGCGAGATGTATCTGGGCTCGGACGCCCTGGCGCTGGCGCCGCTGACCCAGAAGATCGCCTATCTCAACGATGGCGACTGGGCGGTGCTGACCGCCGAGACCGTGGTCATCCGCGACCGCACCGGCGCCACCGTCACCCGCGAGGTGCGCCAGACCCAGTTCTCGGGCGCCATGATCGGCAAGGGCGAGCACCGCCACTTCATGCTCAAGGAAATCTTCGAGCAGCCCGAAGTGGTGAGCAACGCGCTCAACACCATGCTGAACCCGGCCGACCGCACCATCACCCTGCCCCGGCTGCCCTTCGATCTGGCGGCGGTGAAGCGGGTGCGGATCATCGCCTGCGGCACCTCGTTCTACGCCGGTTCGGTGGCCAAGTACTGGATCGAGAAGCTGGCCCGCCTGCCGGTGGAAGTGGATATCGCCTCCGAGTTCCGCTACCGCTGCCCGCCCATGGAGGCCGATGGCCTGGCCATCTTCATCTCCCAGTCGGGCGAGACCGCCGACACCCTGGCTGCTCTGCGCTATTGCCGCGAGCATGGCCAGCACACCCTGTCCCTGGTCAACGTGCCGGAAAGCACCATCGCCCGCGAATCCGAGGCCGCCCTGCTGACCATGGCCGGCCCCGAGATCGGCGTGGCGTCGACCAAGGCCTTTACCACCCAGCTGACTGTGCTGGCCTGCCTGGCCATCGGCATGGGCCGCGCCACCGGCGCCCTGTCGGCGGAGGCCGAGGCCGATATCTGTCGCTCGCTGTCGGAAATCCCCGCCCGCATCGCCGAAGTGCTGCGGCGCGACGACGACATCCGCGTCATCGCCCAGGGCATCGCCGAGGCCCGCGACGTGCTCTATCTCGGGCGTGGCACCGGCTATCCCATCGCCCTGGAAGGCGCGCTGAAGCTCAAGGAAATCAGCTATATCCACGCCGAGGCCTATGCCGCCGGCGAGCTCAAGCACGGCCCCATCGCGCTGATCGACGATTCGGTCCCGGTCATCGTCATCTGCCCGACCGACGAGCTTTACGAGAAGACGGCCAGCAACGTCCAGGAAGTGGTGGCCCGCGGCGGCCGCGTGGTGTTCTTCTCCGATCGGGAAGGCATCGACCGCCTGTCGGCCAAGGTCTTCTCCTCCATGGCCCTGCCCTCCGTCGACCCGGTGGTCGCACCCATCCTCTACGCTATTCCGGTGCAGTTGCTGGCCTATCACGTGGCCGTCGCCAAGGGCACCGACGTGGATCAGCCCCGCAATCTGGCGAAAAGCGTCACGGTGGAATAA
- the glmU gene encoding bifunctional UDP-N-acetylglucosamine diphosphorylase/glucosamine-1-phosphate N-acetyltransferase GlmU — protein MASSKLAVIVLAAGMGTRMKSSLPKVMHPLAGRPMVSHLLDTVSGLSPDRMVVVVGPDMELVGKTVAPFPTVIQADRLGTGHAVLQAKAALGQFDGDVLVLYGDTPLITRATLERMLAERRGPRDPAVVVLGFKPQDPGHYGRLVVGAEGLKAIVEYRDATPDQRENPLCNSGVMAIDGNRLWSLIERVDNKNSKGEYYLTDIVALARADGATCTHVEGDEAELLGVNARSELAVAEALVQARLREAAMDNGATLIDPATVWFSWDTKIGRDVTIWPHVVFGPGVTVGDNVEIKGFCHFEGCMVEAGVAAGPFTRLRPGAEIGEGAHIGNFVEVKKATVEAGAKINHLAYVGDARVGAGANVGAGTITCNYDGFNKSFTDIGAGAFIGSNTSLVAPVKVGDGAVVGAGSVITKEVTPGALAVARGSQMELKGWAERFRAQQAAKKAKKD, from the coding sequence ATGGCTTCCAGCAAGCTCGCCGTCATCGTCCTTGCCGCCGGCATGGGCACGCGCATGAAGTCGTCGCTCCCCAAGGTGATGCACCCGCTGGCGGGACGGCCCATGGTGAGCCATCTGCTCGACACCGTGTCGGGGCTTTCGCCCGACCGCATGGTGGTGGTGGTCGGACCCGACATGGAGCTGGTCGGCAAGACCGTCGCCCCCTTCCCCACTGTCATCCAGGCCGACCGGCTGGGCACCGGCCATGCCGTGTTGCAGGCCAAGGCGGCGCTGGGGCAGTTCGACGGCGACGTGCTGGTGCTTTACGGCGACACGCCGCTGATCACCCGCGCCACGCTGGAGCGCATGCTGGCCGAGCGCCGGGGTCCCCGTGACCCGGCGGTGGTAGTGCTGGGCTTCAAGCCTCAGGACCCCGGCCATTACGGCCGCCTGGTGGTGGGTGCCGAAGGGCTGAAGGCCATCGTCGAATACCGCGACGCCACCCCCGACCAGCGCGAGAATCCGCTGTGCAATTCCGGCGTCATGGCCATCGACGGCAATCGTCTCTGGAGCCTGATCGAGCGGGTCGACAACAAGAACTCCAAGGGTGAGTACTATCTGACCGACATCGTCGCCCTGGCCCGCGCCGACGGCGCCACCTGCACCCATGTGGAGGGCGACGAGGCCGAGCTGCTGGGCGTCAACGCCCGATCGGAACTGGCGGTGGCCGAAGCCCTGGTCCAGGCCCGCCTGCGCGAGGCCGCCATGGATAACGGCGCCACCCTGATCGACCCCGCCACCGTCTGGTTCTCGTGGGACACCAAAATCGGCCGCGACGTCACCATCTGGCCGCATGTGGTGTTCGGCCCCGGCGTCACCGTGGGCGACAACGTGGAGATCAAGGGCTTTTGCCATTTCGAGGGCTGCATGGTCGAGGCGGGCGTAGCCGCCGGCCCCTTCACGCGGCTGCGCCCCGGCGCCGAAATCGGCGAAGGCGCCCATATCGGCAATTTCGTCGAGGTCAAGAAGGCCACGGTCGAAGCCGGCGCCAAGATCAACCATCTGGCCTATGTGGGCGATGCCCGCGTCGGGGCCGGCGCCAATGTGGGGGCCGGCACCATCACCTGCAATTACGACGGCTTCAACAAGTCGTTCACCGATATCGGCGCGGGGGCCTTCATCGGCTCCAACACCTCGCTGGTCGCGCCGGTGAAGGTGGGCGACGGTGCCGTGGTCGGCGCCGGCTCGGTGATCACCAAGGAAGTGACTCCAGGCGCGCTGGCGGTGGCGCGCGGCTCGCAGATGGAGCTGAAGGGCTGGGCCGAGCGCTTCCGCGCCCAGCAAGCCGCCAAGAAAGCGAAGAAGGACTAG
- the gph gene encoding phosphoglycolate phosphatase (PGP is an essential enzyme in the glycolate salvage pathway in higher organisms (photorespiration in plants). Phosphoglycolate results from the oxidase activity of RubisCO in the Calvin cycle when concentrations of carbon dioxide are low relative to oxygen. This enzyme is a member of the Haloacid Dehalogenase (HAD) superfamily of aspartate-nucleophile hydrolase enzymes (PF00702).), whose product MGMGLQAVLFDLDGTLIHSLPDLVAAVNRLLASEGRGALDDRTVMSFVGDGAGTLVMRAFTATGGMPGPKVEPYLDRFLADYEPRSAESTRPWPGVPETLADLKAAGLTLAVCTNKPSRATAEILAALDLGRWFDLVVGADDAPAIKPDPAHVTCILDRLGVAADRAVMVGDSANDIVSARAAGVRSVALSFGYCHGPVAELGADWVIDDFRQLSPLLLGRRPPVS is encoded by the coding sequence ATGGGCATGGGATTGCAGGCGGTGCTGTTCGACCTGGACGGCACCCTGATTCATTCGCTTCCCGATCTGGTGGCGGCGGTCAACCGGTTGCTGGCCTCCGAGGGGCGAGGGGCTCTGGACGACCGTACGGTGATGTCCTTCGTGGGCGACGGAGCGGGGACGCTGGTGATGCGGGCCTTCACCGCCACCGGCGGCATGCCGGGCCCGAAGGTGGAGCCTTACCTCGATCGTTTCCTGGCCGATTACGAGCCGCGCTCGGCGGAGAGCACCCGGCCTTGGCCCGGCGTGCCGGAGACCCTGGCGGACCTGAAGGCGGCCGGCCTGACCCTTGCCGTGTGCACCAACAAGCCGTCCCGCGCCACCGCCGAGATTCTGGCGGCCTTGGACCTGGGGCGCTGGTTCGACCTGGTGGTGGGGGCCGATGACGCTCCGGCCATCAAGCCAGATCCCGCGCATGTCACCTGCATCCTCGACCGCCTGGGCGTGGCCGCCGACCGGGCGGTGATGGTGGGGGATTCCGCCAACGACATCGTGTCGGCGCGGGCGGCGGGCGTGCGCAGCGTGGCCCTCTCCTTCGGCTATTGCCACGGGCCGGTGGCCGAATTGGGCGCCGACTGGGTTATCGATGATTTTCGCCAGCTTTCCCCCTTGCTGCTGGGCCGGCGGCCGCCGGTTTCGTGA